The following are encoded together in the Ralstonia insidiosa genome:
- the hrpA gene encoding ATP-dependent RNA helicase HrpA, with translation MSDSHAQPSRPRPAAPSPKSPKDTPSPERRPGAGSGGNGRPQRRPKPTPEELAAALEARRARANRVPPITFPEALPVSARRDEIAEAITANQVVIVSGETGSGKTTQLPKICLSIGRGIGAGGTGLIGHTQPRRIAATSTAKRIAQEIGTPVGEHVGYQVRFNDALSAGASVKLMTDGILLAETQNDPLLRAYDTIIIDEAHERSLNIDFLIGYLKQLLPRRPDLKVIITSATIDAQRFAEHFAGPKGPAPVIEVSGRLYPVEVRYRPVQRDEKDKERDLYEALVDAVDELAREGSGDVLIFLPGEREIREAAEALRKHHPAHTEILPLFARLSVQEQERVFRPSNARRIVLATNVAETSLTVPGIRYVVDTGLARVKRYSYRNKVEQLQIEPVSQAAANQRAGRCGRVADGVCIRLYEESDFIARPRFTDPEILRSSLASVILRMKALRLTDVEQFPFIEPPLGRAIADGYQLLQELGAVDDENALTPLGKQVARLPLDPRVARMILAGRDHQCLREMLIIASALSVQDPRERPQELQQQADQAHRLFADEKSEFLGWVKLWKWFEEAVAHKKSNKQLQDQCRSHFLSHVRLREWRDVYSQLHTTVAEQGWKLNETDPTYEQLHLALLTGLLGNIGVRIEEADGKGREYLGARGIKFFLWPGSVIARKAGKWVVGGELIETSRLFGRTLARIEPEWVEKVGAHLLKVSWSDPHWEKKAGQVMAFERGTLYGLPIYQQRRVHFGPMQPKEAREMFIRRALVDGEFETRLPFFTHNQRLVREIENLEHKSRRQDVLVDDELIYAFYDSQIPADIYNTVSFERWYAEAASASGKAGQKLLYLNRDDLMRHEAAGITTDLFPKVLPIAGIDMALTYHFEPGSPRDGVTLTVPLYALNQVPAQRAEWLVPGMLKEKVHLLLKSLPQKLRRHCVPLPDYAAGFVSRVKLGDGDLLDRLIADVREQTGIMLKRADFKLETLPAHHFMNFKVIDEHGRQLDMGRNLAQLRAELGGRAQQTFQSIAAKDAAVLGAQENAKPNKSAKGSGKGEAPSNAALYSGLTTWNFGELPELLEIRKGNQTLFGYPALVDAGDHCDVEVFDDPAEATRIHRLGLRRLFAIQLREPLKYLEKNIPGLSQMAIQFMNLGTQDELRDQILDATLERACLQDPLPTDDASFGARKDESRARLTLLAQEIARLVGAILAEYAQLPRKLQIAKPFAAAAADIDAQLKTLMHKRFIEATPYAQLTHFPRYLKGIALRIDKLKADPARDAQRMQEMAPLIQQYQRAEKALRVQGQGGSDPRMEEFRWMLEELRIALFAQELRTPVPMSVKRLQKVWESMQR, from the coding sequence ATGTCAGATTCCCATGCCCAGCCGTCCCGGCCACGCCCGGCGGCACCCTCCCCGAAATCGCCGAAAGACACCCCATCGCCCGAGCGCAGGCCCGGCGCTGGCAGTGGTGGAAATGGTCGTCCTCAGCGCCGCCCGAAACCGACGCCGGAAGAGCTCGCCGCCGCGCTGGAAGCCCGTCGCGCACGCGCCAACCGCGTCCCGCCAATCACGTTTCCTGAGGCGCTGCCGGTTTCGGCCCGCCGCGACGAGATTGCTGAGGCCATCACCGCCAACCAGGTGGTGATCGTCTCGGGCGAAACCGGCTCGGGCAAGACCACGCAGTTGCCGAAGATCTGCCTGTCGATCGGGCGGGGTATCGGGGCGGGCGGTACCGGGTTGATCGGCCATACGCAACCGCGCCGGATTGCCGCCACATCGACGGCCAAGCGCATCGCGCAGGAGATCGGCACGCCGGTGGGCGAACACGTGGGCTATCAGGTGCGCTTTAACGATGCGCTGTCGGCCGGCGCGTCGGTCAAGCTGATGACCGACGGCATCCTGCTGGCCGAAACGCAGAACGATCCGCTGCTGCGCGCCTACGACACGATCATCATCGACGAGGCGCACGAGCGCAGCCTCAACATCGACTTCCTGATCGGCTACCTCAAGCAGCTCCTGCCGCGCCGGCCCGACCTGAAGGTGATCATCACCTCGGCGACGATCGATGCGCAGCGCTTTGCCGAGCACTTTGCGGGGCCGAAGGGTCCTGCGCCAGTCATCGAGGTCAGCGGCCGGTTGTATCCGGTGGAGGTGCGCTATCGCCCGGTTCAGCGCGACGAGAAGGACAAGGAGCGCGATCTCTACGAGGCGCTCGTCGATGCGGTGGACGAACTCGCCCGCGAGGGCTCCGGCGATGTGCTGATCTTCCTGCCGGGCGAGCGAGAGATTCGTGAAGCCGCCGAGGCGTTGCGCAAGCACCATCCGGCGCATACCGAGATCCTGCCGTTGTTTGCGCGCTTGTCCGTGCAAGAACAGGAGCGCGTGTTCCGGCCATCCAATGCGCGTCGCATCGTGCTGGCGACCAACGTGGCCGAGACCTCGCTCACGGTGCCGGGCATTCGCTACGTGGTCGATACGGGGCTGGCGCGCGTCAAGCGCTATTCGTATCGCAACAAGGTCGAGCAACTGCAGATCGAGCCGGTGTCGCAGGCCGCCGCCAACCAGCGCGCGGGCCGTTGCGGCCGGGTGGCGGATGGCGTGTGCATCCGCTTGTACGAGGAATCGGATTTCATCGCGCGGCCGCGTTTTACCGATCCGGAAATTCTGCGTTCGTCGCTGGCGTCGGTCATCTTGCGCATGAAGGCGCTGCGGCTGACGGATGTTGAGCAATTCCCCTTCATCGAGCCGCCGCTGGGCCGAGCGATTGCTGACGGCTACCAGCTTTTGCAGGAGCTCGGCGCCGTCGACGACGAGAATGCGCTGACCCCGCTGGGCAAACAGGTCGCCCGCCTGCCGCTGGACCCGCGTGTGGCGCGCATGATCCTGGCCGGGCGCGACCACCAGTGCCTGCGCGAAATGCTCATCATCGCGAGTGCGTTGTCCGTGCAAGACCCGCGCGAGCGCCCGCAGGAACTCCAGCAGCAGGCCGACCAAGCGCACCGTTTGTTTGCCGACGAGAAATCTGAATTCCTCGGCTGGGTGAAGCTGTGGAAGTGGTTTGAAGAGGCCGTCGCGCACAAGAAGTCGAACAAGCAGCTGCAGGACCAGTGCCGCTCGCACTTCCTGTCGCACGTGCGGCTGCGCGAGTGGCGTGATGTGTATTCGCAACTGCATACCACGGTTGCAGAGCAGGGTTGGAAGCTCAACGAAACCGATCCGACCTACGAGCAGTTGCATCTGGCGCTGCTGACGGGGTTGCTCGGCAACATCGGCGTGCGCATTGAGGAGGCCGATGGCAAGGGCCGCGAATACCTCGGTGCACGCGGCATCAAGTTCTTCCTGTGGCCGGGCTCGGTCATCGCGCGCAAGGCGGGCAAGTGGGTCGTGGGCGGCGAGCTGATCGAGACCAGCCGTCTGTTCGGCCGCACGCTCGCGCGCATCGAGCCGGAATGGGTCGAGAAGGTCGGCGCACATCTGCTGAAGGTGTCGTGGAGCGACCCGCACTGGGAGAAGAAGGCCGGCCAGGTGATGGCCTTCGAGCGCGGCACGCTGTACGGCCTGCCGATCTACCAGCAGCGCCGCGTGCACTTCGGGCCGATGCAGCCGAAGGAAGCGCGCGAAATGTTCATCCGCCGGGCGCTGGTCGACGGCGAGTTTGAGACGCGCCTGCCGTTCTTTACGCACAACCAGCGCCTGGTGCGCGAGATTGAAAACCTCGAACACAAGTCCCGCCGGCAAGATGTGCTCGTGGACGACGAGTTGATCTACGCGTTCTACGACAGCCAGATTCCGGCCGACATCTACAACACCGTGTCGTTCGAGCGCTGGTATGCCGAGGCCGCCAGCGCCAGTGGCAAAGCCGGCCAGAAGCTGCTGTACCTGAATCGCGATGACCTGATGCGGCACGAAGCGGCCGGCATCACGACGGACCTGTTCCCGAAGGTGCTGCCGATTGCCGGCATCGATATGGCCCTGACGTACCACTTCGAGCCCGGCAGCCCGCGCGATGGCGTGACGCTCACGGTTCCGCTGTACGCGCTCAACCAAGTGCCCGCGCAGCGCGCCGAATGGTTGGTGCCCGGCATGCTCAAGGAGAAGGTACATCTGCTGCTCAAGAGCCTGCCGCAGAAGCTGCGCCGCCATTGCGTGCCGCTGCCGGATTACGCGGCGGGCTTCGTGTCGCGGGTGAAGCTGGGCGATGGCGACTTGCTCGACCGCCTGATCGCCGACGTGCGTGAGCAGACCGGCATCATGCTCAAGCGTGCCGACTTCAAGCTTGAGACGCTGCCCGCGCATCACTTCATGAACTTCAAGGTGATCGACGAGCACGGTCGCCAGCTCGACATGGGCCGCAACCTGGCCCAGCTGCGTGCAGAACTTGGTGGACGTGCGCAGCAGACGTTCCAGTCGATCGCCGCAAAAGACGCGGCGGTCCTCGGTGCGCAAGAGAACGCCAAGCCGAACAAGAGCGCAAAGGGCAGTGGCAAGGGCGAGGCGCCGTCCAATGCGGCGCTGTATTCCGGTCTCACGACATGGAATTTCGGCGAACTGCCCGAGCTGCTGGAAATCCGCAAAGGCAACCAGACGCTGTTCGGCTATCCGGCCCTCGTGGATGCGGGCGACCACTGCGATGTGGAAGTCTTCGATGACCCGGCCGAGGCCACGCGCATCCATCGGCTGGGCCTGCGCCGGTTGTTCGCGATCCAGCTACGCGAGCCGCTGAAGTACCTGGAAAAGAACATCCCCGGCCTGTCGCAGATGGCGATCCAGTTCATGAACCTGGGCACGCAGGACGAACTGCGCGACCAGATTCTGGACGCCACGTTGGAGCGCGCCTGCCTGCAAGACCCGCTGCCCACCGACGACGCCAGCTTCGGCGCCCGCAAGGACGAAAGCCGTGCTCGCCTGACGCTGCTGGCGCAGGAGATTGCCCGGCTGGTCGGCGCCATCCTGGCCGAATACGCGCAACTGCCGCGCAAGCTGCAGATCGCCAAGCCATTTGCTGCCGCCGCTGCGGATATCGACGCGCAGCTTAAGACGCTGATGCACAAGCGCTTTATCGAGGCGACGCCGTATGCGCAGTTGACGCACTTCCCGCGTTACCTGAAAGGCATCGCCTTGCGCATCGACAAGCTCAAGGCCGACCCGGCGCGCGACGCGCAGCGCATGCAGGAGATGGCGCCGCTGATCCAGCAATATCAGCGCGCCGAGAAAGCATTGCGCGTGCAAGGGCAGGGTGGCAGCGACCCGCGCATGGAGGAATTCCGCTGGATGCTGGAGGAGTTGCGCATCGCCCTGTTTGCGCAGGAGTTGCGCACACCGGTGCCGATGTCGGTCAAACGGTTGCAGAAAGTATGGGAATCGATGCAGCGGTAG
- the argA gene encoding amino-acid N-acetyltransferase, translating to MAHTPAPVDVAPIPPTAEQRQFVDWLREVAPYIHAFRDKTFVIGFGGELVKADMLGWLVNDLALLHAMGMRIVLVHGSRPQVEEQLALRNVQTQFVDGVRVTDAAALESAKEASGELRLDIEAAFSQGLPNTPMAGARMSVVSGNFVTARPVGIVNGVDFQHTGLVRKIDAESIQHSLANRKIVLLSPLGFSPTGQAFNLSMEDVAANTATALKADKLIFITELPGIMDRVGKLQQDLSMETAIERLRDGSLSHDTAYYLQHIVKAMRGGVRRAHVIPFALDGSILLELFLHDGVGTMVSHTDLEYLREATLDDVGGIVSLIEPLEADGTLVPRERRLLERDIANFSVIEHDGIIFGCVALYPYPKDGMAEMACLIVSPDSQGTGDGERLLKHTEVRARALGLKRLFVLTTRTEHWFLKRGFVRASVDDLPEDRRKLYNWQRRSMVLMKKL from the coding sequence GTGGCGCACACGCCTGCCCCCGTCGACGTCGCCCCGATTCCGCCCACCGCCGAGCAGCGGCAGTTCGTCGATTGGCTGCGCGAGGTGGCACCGTACATCCATGCCTTCCGCGACAAGACCTTCGTGATCGGCTTTGGTGGCGAGCTGGTCAAGGCCGACATGCTCGGCTGGCTGGTCAACGACCTCGCCCTGCTGCACGCCATGGGCATGCGCATCGTGCTGGTGCACGGCTCGCGCCCGCAGGTGGAAGAACAGCTCGCGCTGCGCAACGTGCAAACCCAGTTCGTGGATGGCGTGCGGGTGACGGACGCCGCCGCGCTGGAATCCGCCAAGGAAGCCTCGGGCGAATTGCGCCTGGATATCGAAGCCGCCTTCAGCCAGGGCTTGCCCAACACGCCGATGGCGGGCGCACGCATGTCGGTCGTGTCGGGCAACTTTGTGACGGCGCGGCCGGTTGGCATCGTCAATGGCGTGGATTTCCAGCATACGGGGCTGGTGCGCAAGATCGATGCGGAGTCGATCCAGCATTCGCTGGCCAACCGCAAGATCGTGCTGCTCTCGCCGCTGGGCTTCTCGCCCACGGGGCAGGCGTTCAACCTGTCGATGGAAGACGTGGCCGCCAACACCGCCACGGCGCTCAAGGCCGACAAGCTGATCTTCATCACCGAGCTGCCGGGCATCATGGACCGCGTGGGCAAGCTGCAGCAGGACCTGTCGATGGAAACGGCCATCGAGCGCCTGCGCGACGGCAGCCTGTCGCACGACACAGCCTATTACTTGCAGCACATCGTCAAGGCCATGCGTGGCGGCGTGCGCCGGGCACATGTGATCCCGTTTGCGCTGGACGGCAGCATCCTGCTGGAGCTGTTCCTGCACGACGGCGTGGGCACCATGGTGTCGCACACCGATCTGGAATACCTGCGCGAAGCCACGCTGGACGACGTGGGCGGCATCGTCTCGCTGATCGAACCGTTGGAAGCCGACGGCACGCTGGTGCCGCGCGAGCGCCGGCTGCTGGAGCGCGACATTGCCAACTTCTCGGTCATCGAGCACGACGGCATCATCTTTGGCTGCGTGGCGCTGTATCCGTACCCGAAGGACGGCATGGCCGAAATGGCCTGCCTGATCGTCTCCCCCGACAGCCAGGGCACCGGCGACGGCGAACGCCTGCTCAAGCACACCGAAGTTCGCGCCCGCGCGTTGGGGCTCAAGCGGTTGTTCGTGCTCACCACGCGGACGGAGCACTGGTTCCTCAAGCGTGGCTTTGTGCGCGCCAGCGTGGATGATCTGCCGGAAGACCGCCGCAAGCTGTACAACTGGCAACGGCGTTCGATGGTGCTGATGAAGAAGCTGTAA
- a CDS encoding oxidative damage protection protein, with translation MARMVHCIKLDKEAEGLDFPPLPGELGKKIWQSVSKEAWAGWLKHQTMLINENRLNMADTRARQYLLKQTEKYFFGEGADQASGYVPPPSA, from the coding sequence ATGGCCCGCATGGTCCACTGCATCAAGCTCGACAAAGAAGCCGAAGGCCTCGACTTCCCGCCCCTGCCCGGCGAACTGGGCAAGAAGATCTGGCAAAGCGTCTCAAAGGAAGCCTGGGCCGGCTGGCTCAAGCACCAGACCATGCTGATCAACGAAAACCGCCTGAACATGGCGGATACGCGTGCGCGCCAGTACCTGCTCAAGCAGACCGAGAAGTACTTCTTTGGTGAAGGCGCCGACCAGGCTTCGGGCTACGTGCCGCCGCCGTCGGCCTGA
- a CDS encoding methyl-accepting chemotaxis protein: MKLALKLPLAFAAALLLMFAGAIYGIASLNHSIVEYNTTVQARVADERAVTNMLVTFKTQVQEWKDTLLRGEDPNKLDKYWGAFLQREQTVADQAKALQASLPAGKSRDLITQFAAAHAEMGKGYRKGHDMFVAASFDPTVGDKVVAGVDREPARLLDEAAREIAAESKVVSAKTAEAAHTALVVSVVLMLAAFGLGLGGAFLFSRSITRPLSRAVDVASAVSHGDLAQQFEAHGTDEIGQLLTALKDMQRSLAKVVSEVRHNAEGVASASSQIASGNLNLSSRTEEQAASLEETAANMGELTSTVRRNSESAVQASKLAGHASDTAARGGQVMSDVVQTMQGISESSSKVGEIIGVIDSIAFQTNILALNAAVEAARAGEQGRGFAVVAGEVRTLAQRSASAAKEIKGLIGQSTERVEAGARLVQEAGGIIDDIVTSVHRVTQIVTEISSASAEQSTGIEQVNIAVGQIEEVTQQNAALVEEASAAAQAMADQADALRRAVAIFKLDGAAVLA, encoded by the coding sequence ATGAAACTTGCTCTCAAACTCCCCCTGGCCTTTGCCGCCGCATTGCTGTTGATGTTTGCCGGGGCCATCTACGGCATTGCGTCCCTCAATCACTCCATCGTCGAATACAACACGACCGTGCAGGCGCGCGTGGCTGACGAACGTGCGGTGACGAATATGCTCGTCACCTTCAAGACGCAGGTGCAGGAGTGGAAGGACACCCTGCTGCGCGGTGAAGACCCGAACAAGCTGGACAAATACTGGGGCGCTTTCCTTCAGCGTGAACAGACCGTGGCCGACCAGGCGAAGGCGCTGCAGGCGTCGCTGCCGGCCGGCAAGAGCCGCGACCTGATCACCCAATTTGCAGCGGCGCACGCAGAGATGGGCAAGGGCTATCGCAAGGGCCACGACATGTTCGTGGCAGCGTCGTTTGATCCGACGGTGGGCGACAAGGTTGTGGCCGGCGTGGACCGCGAGCCGGCACGTTTGCTCGATGAGGCCGCCAGGGAGATTGCCGCAGAGAGCAAAGTCGTGTCAGCCAAGACTGCCGAGGCTGCGCACACTGCACTGGTGGTCAGCGTGGTGCTGATGCTGGCGGCATTCGGCTTGGGGTTGGGCGGCGCGTTTCTGTTCAGCCGCTCGATCACGCGGCCGCTGTCGCGTGCGGTGGATGTTGCGAGCGCCGTCTCGCATGGCGATCTGGCCCAGCAGTTTGAGGCGCACGGCACGGACGAAATCGGCCAGTTGCTCACCGCGCTCAAGGATATGCAGCGCAGCCTCGCCAAGGTGGTGAGCGAAGTGCGCCACAACGCCGAGGGCGTGGCTTCCGCCAGCTCGCAGATTGCTTCGGGCAACCTGAACCTGTCATCGCGTACGGAAGAGCAGGCGGCCTCGCTGGAGGAGACCGCTGCCAACATGGGTGAGCTGACTTCCACCGTGCGTCGCAATTCGGAGAGCGCGGTGCAGGCCTCCAAGCTGGCCGGGCACGCGTCGGATACGGCTGCGCGTGGCGGTCAGGTGATGAGCGATGTGGTGCAGACCATGCAGGGCATCTCGGAGAGCTCCAGCAAGGTCGGTGAGATCATCGGCGTGATCGACAGCATTGCGTTCCAGACCAACATCCTGGCGCTGAATGCAGCAGTGGAAGCCGCGCGCGCCGGCGAGCAGGGCCGCGGCTTTGCCGTGGTGGCAGGCGAGGTGCGTACGCTGGCGCAACGCAGTGCGTCGGCGGCCAAGGAGATCAAGGGACTGATCGGTCAATCGACCGAGCGCGTGGAGGCGGGAGCGAGGCTGGTGCAGGAAGCCGGCGGCATCATCGACGACATCGTCACCTCCGTGCACCGCGTGACGCAGATCGTGACGGAAATCTCCTCGGCCTCGGCGGAGCAGAGCACCGGTATCGAGCAGGTGAACATCGCCGTTGGGCAGATCGAGGAGGTGACGCAGCAGAACGCCGCGCTGGTGGAGGAGGCGTCAGCCGCCGCGCAAGCCATGGCGGATCAGGCTGATGCGCTGCGCCGCGCCGTGGCGATCTTCAAGCTGGACGGGGCTGCCGTACTGGCCTAA
- the hydA gene encoding dihydropyrimidinase — MTTLIRGGTVIDADRTWRADVLCASPESGGTILQVAAQIDAPAGATVIDAHGQYVMPGGIDPHTHMELPFMGTTASDDFFTGTAAGLAGGTTSIIDFVIPSPRQPLMDAFREWRGWAEKAAADYGFHVAVTWWDESVHRDMGTLVHEHGVSSFKHFMAYKNAIMADDEILVNSFSRSLELGALPTVHAENGELVFQLQRQLLARGITGPEAHPLSRPPEVEGEAANRAIRIAQVLGVPVYIVHVSAKDAVDVIARARNEGLRVFGEVLPGHLVIDEAVYRDPDWTRAAAHVMSPPFRSAEHREALWRGLQAGQLHTTGTDHCTFCASQKAMGREDFTKIPNGCGGIEDRLSILWHHGVNAGRITPNEFVRITSTNAAQIFNLYPRKGAVQPGADADLVVWDPAGTKTISVKTHHQKVDFNIFEGMTVRGVATHTLTRGALAWANGDLRAVRGAGQYLKRPPAAAYYDAIRLANARRTPHAVDRATEVLSTAK; from the coding sequence ATGACGACCTTGATCCGTGGCGGCACGGTCATCGATGCAGACCGCACCTGGCGTGCCGACGTGCTCTGCGCCAGCCCAGAGAGTGGCGGCACCATCCTGCAGGTGGCGGCGCAGATCGACGCGCCGGCCGGCGCCACGGTCATTGATGCGCACGGGCAATACGTCATGCCCGGCGGCATCGACCCGCACACGCACATGGAGCTGCCCTTCATGGGCACCACGGCCAGCGACGATTTCTTTACCGGCACGGCGGCGGGTCTGGCAGGCGGCACCACCAGCATCATCGACTTCGTGATCCCCAGCCCGCGCCAGCCGCTGATGGACGCCTTTCGCGAATGGCGCGGCTGGGCCGAGAAGGCCGCCGCCGACTACGGCTTCCACGTTGCTGTGACATGGTGGGACGAGTCCGTGCATCGCGATATGGGAACGCTCGTGCACGAGCACGGCGTCTCCAGCTTCAAGCACTTCATGGCCTACAAGAACGCGATCATGGCCGACGACGAGATCCTGGTGAACAGCTTCTCGCGCTCGCTCGAACTGGGCGCGTTGCCCACCGTGCACGCGGAAAACGGCGAACTCGTCTTCCAGCTCCAGCGCCAGTTGCTTGCGCGCGGCATCACGGGGCCGGAGGCGCATCCGCTGTCGCGCCCGCCCGAGGTGGAGGGCGAGGCGGCCAACCGCGCCATCCGCATCGCCCAGGTGCTGGGCGTGCCGGTGTACATCGTGCATGTGTCGGCCAAGGATGCGGTGGACGTGATTGCCCGCGCGCGCAACGAAGGCCTGCGTGTGTTCGGCGAGGTACTGCCGGGCCATCTGGTGATCGACGAAGCGGTGTACCGCGACCCGGATTGGACGCGTGCCGCCGCCCATGTCATGAGCCCGCCGTTTCGCTCGGCCGAGCATCGTGAGGCGCTGTGGCGTGGGCTGCAGGCCGGCCAACTGCACACCACTGGCACGGACCATTGCACGTTCTGCGCTTCGCAAAAAGCGATGGGCCGAGAGGACTTCACCAAGATCCCGAACGGCTGCGGCGGCATTGAGGACCGCCTGTCCATCCTGTGGCATCACGGCGTCAACGCGGGCCGCATCACGCCCAACGAGTTTGTGCGCATTACCTCGACCAACGCTGCGCAGATCTTCAACCTGTATCCGCGCAAGGGCGCAGTGCAGCCCGGTGCGGATGCCGATCTGGTGGTGTGGGACCCGGCGGGCACCAAGACGATTTCCGTGAAGACGCATCACCAGAAGGTGGACTTCAACATCTTCGAAGGGATGACGGTGCGCGGCGTGGCCACCCATACGCTCACACGGGGCGCGCTGGCCTGGGCCAATGGCGACCTGCGTGCCGTGCGCGGCGCGGGGCAGTACCTGAAGCGTCCGCCGGCGGCGGCGTATTACGACGCCATCCGCCTTGCCAATGCGCGCCGCACGCCGCATGCGGTGGATCGCGCTACGGAGGTGTTGTCGACCGCAAAGTAG
- a CDS encoding NCS1 family nucleobase:cation symporter-1: MKQAAHSADPLAAGSSLYNDDLAPTGVAQRTWKWYHFAALWVGMVMNIASYMLAAGLTEQGMSPWQAVATVLLGNAIVLVPMLLIGHAGAKHGIPYAVLVRTSFGTQGAKLPALLRAIVACGWYGIQTWLGGSAIYTLANILTGNALHGAPLPFLDISGGQLACFLLFWALQLYFILHGTDSIRWLESWSAPIKIVMCIVLVWWATSKAGGAGSMLSTPSQFVAGGKKAGQFWATFWPSLTAMVGFWATLALNIPDFTRFAKSQRDQIIGQSIGLPIPMALLSVISVVVTSATVVIYGKAIWDPIDLTSRMTGIGVGVALIILTLDTMCCNLAANLVGPAYDFSSLWPKGISYKTGGLITATIAIVMMPWKILATSEGYIFTWLVGYSALLGPVAGIMMVDYFLIRGTRLNARELFDEHGEYTYTGGWNLGAVVALAVGVLPNLPGFLHTAFPSAFPNVPAFFNTLYTYAWFVGLVLAALVYSAWMKLRGSPSASVASA; this comes from the coding sequence ATGAAGCAGGCAGCGCACTCCGCCGATCCACTCGCGGCCGGCAGCAGTCTTTACAACGACGATCTGGCGCCCACCGGTGTGGCCCAGCGCACGTGGAAGTGGTACCACTTTGCGGCACTGTGGGTCGGCATGGTGATGAACATCGCCTCGTACATGCTGGCCGCGGGGTTGACGGAGCAGGGCATGTCGCCGTGGCAGGCGGTGGCGACGGTGCTGCTGGGCAACGCCATCGTGCTGGTGCCGATGCTGTTGATCGGCCACGCGGGCGCTAAGCATGGGATTCCATATGCGGTGCTGGTGCGCACATCGTTCGGTACGCAGGGGGCGAAGCTGCCGGCGCTGCTGCGCGCCATCGTTGCGTGCGGCTGGTATGGCATCCAGACGTGGCTGGGCGGCAGTGCCATCTATACGTTGGCCAACATCCTGACGGGCAATGCACTGCACGGCGCGCCGCTACCGTTTCTCGACATCTCAGGCGGGCAGCTTGCGTGCTTTCTGTTGTTCTGGGCGCTGCAGCTTTACTTCATCCTGCACGGTACCGATTCGATCCGCTGGCTGGAAAGCTGGTCCGCCCCCATCAAGATCGTGATGTGCATCGTGCTGGTGTGGTGGGCCACGTCCAAGGCCGGTGGTGCGGGCTCGATGCTCTCCACACCGTCGCAGTTCGTGGCCGGCGGCAAGAAGGCCGGCCAGTTCTGGGCAACGTTCTGGCCGAGCCTCACGGCCATGGTGGGCTTCTGGGCGACGCTGGCGCTGAACATTCCGGACTTCACGCGCTTTGCCAAATCGCAGCGCGACCAGATCATCGGCCAGTCGATCGGCTTGCCGATTCCGATGGCGCTGCTGTCGGTCATCTCGGTGGTGGTCACGTCGGCCACCGTGGTCATCTACGGCAAGGCCATCTGGGACCCGATCGACCTGACCAGCCGCATGACCGGCATCGGCGTGGGCGTTGCGCTCATCATCCTCACGCTGGACACCATGTGCTGCAACCTGGCAGCGAACCTAGTCGGGCCCGCATACGATTTTTCCAGCCTGTGGCCCAAGGGCATTTCGTACAAGACGGGCGGGCTGATCACGGCCACCATCGCCATCGTGATGATGCCGTGGAAGATTCTGGCCACGTCGGAGGGCTACATCTTCACGTGGCTGGTGGGCTATTCCGCGCTGCTGGGGCCGGTGGCCGGCATCATGATGGTCGACTACTTCCTCATCCGCGGCACGCGCCTGAACGCGCGCGAGCTGTTCGATGAGCACGGTGAATACACCTACACCGGCGGCTGGAACCTCGGCGCGGTCGTCGCGCTGGCTGTGGGCGTGCTGCCTAACCTGCCGGGTTTTCTGCATACCGCGTTTCCGAGCGCGTTCCCGAACGTGCCGGCGTTCTTCAATACGCTCTACACGTACGCGTGGTTCGTTGGCCTCGTGCTGGCGGCGCTGGTTTACAGCGCGTGGATGAAGCTGCGCGGCAGCCCGAGCGCCAGTGTGGCGAGTGCCTGA